The DNA window GAAGGGGCAGGTCGATACCTGGTCCACGTCAACGCCAACGACATCGCCTGCAAGGGCGGCGATCCCGCGTATCTTGTGGTGACCCTGCTGGTCCCCGTGGCTCTCGGCCGTCCCTTTGCCGAGATGATCATGGCCGAGATCGACGAAGAATGTCGGGACCTGGGCGTTGCCGTTGTCGGCGGTCACACCGAGATCACCGATCGACATGTGAACCCGGTGGTTATGGGGACCATGATCGGAACGACCGAGTACCGGTATTGCTCCGATAACATGGCACCGGGTGACGCTATTTTGGCCACGAAACATATCGGTTTGGAGGGAATGGCCATCCTTGCCCACGACAGGCCTGACTTGCTGGGGTGTCTTGCCCCGGGGGAGATCGACGAGATTTGCTTGTGGCTTGATCGTATCTCGGTGATACCTGAGGCCCGGGCTATCCGCCATCTGGCCTCGTTCATGCACGATCCGACGGAGGGCGGTTTTATGGGTGGGATCTCCGAGCTCTCCCGACTTGGTCGTATCGCCGTTGACCTGGATGTCTCGGCTCTCCCGGTGGACGATCTCACCCGTCGGGTTGCCGACAAGCTGGGCTTTGATCCATTGAAATTAATTTCATCTGGGGTCCTCCTGGCGGTTGTCCCTCAAAAACATGAAGACGAGGCCCTGTCGATTTTGTCGAGGCAGGGCATCCCCGGAACCCTGGTAGGACGGATCACCGATGGGCCGGGAAACCTGACCGTCTCCACCGAGGAGGAACTCTGGCGAATTCTCAGAATGGAGACGAGAGGAGAATAACCATGGCCTTCGATCACCTATGGAACAGACTTGACCGGCTTCGGGATGAGATGCTCCGACATACGGTGGACGGCGTGCTCTTTTTAAGTGTCGAGAGTTTCGGCATTGAAAATCTCTTTTACTTCTCGGGGTTTCGAGGAAGCTCCGCTGCCCTCCTGATCACCCAGAAGGACGCTGTCCTCGCTACCGATGGCCGATATGTGGCACAAGCAGCCGCCCAGAGTCCCTTCCGAATTGTCCCCCATGGCAAAAAACAAACTCTCCTGGACATGGTTGGGGAACTCCTGCGCCGATGTGGTGTCACCCGGTGTGGATTCGAGGGAGATGCTGTGACCTACAGCGTGTATCAGCGCCTGTCAAAACTCTCTGCTACCTTACAGGATATGAAAGGCGCCGTTTCGTTGCTCCGAAGACCCAAAGACAACGTGGAGGTCGCCCTTATTACCAAGACCTGTCGGATCGCTGCTGCAGCGTACGACCGAACCCTTCGTGAGATTCGTCCCGGAATGACCGAATTGGAGATCGCCAAGCGTCTGGAGGCCCATATAGTCTCCCTTGGCGGTGAGGGCGGATGGCCCAGGAGCCCTTTTATCGTGGCCTCTGGGGTGCGAAGCGCCATGCCTCACGGCGTGGCTTCCACGAAACAGGTCTGCGAAGGAGAGTGGGTGACCGTCGATTTTGGGGCGTCCTGCGAAGGCTACATGTCCGATCTGACCCGAAATTTTGCTCTGGGGTACGTCTCCGACCCCGAATTTCTCAAAATCCACGACATACTTCAAGAATCCCATGCTCAGGGAGCTCAGGCCATCGTGCCGGGATCTTCGTGTCTGGAGGTGGATCAAGCCGCACGAAAAGTCATCCAAGAAGCAGGCTATGGCCAGTACTTCAGCCATGGATTGGGGCACGGCCTGGGCGTGGAGATCCACGAATCTCCCCGACTGTCTCCCCGATCCGTTGACAGCCTGGCAGTCGGGGACGTTGTGACGATCGAGCCTGGAATCTACATACCTGATCGGGGAGGCCTGAGGATCGAGGATGACTACCTGGTCACGGAGGATGGAGCCGTGCGCCTCTCTGAAGGCTTGAGCCAGGAC is part of the Dethiosulfovibrio peptidovorans genome and encodes:
- a CDS encoding hydrogenase expression protein translates to MSADGHIGKLPPEELESQILRYRGASRPEVLVGPGIGEDAALIRWPDERLLTVSSDPIVGAQEGAGRYLVHVNANDIACKGGDPAYLVVTLLVPVALGRPFAEMIMAEIDEECRDLGVAVVGGHTEITDRHVNPVVMGTMIGTTEYRYCSDNMAPGDAILATKHIGLEGMAILAHDRPDLLGCLAPGEIDEICLWLDRISVIPEARAIRHLASFMHDPTEGGFMGGISELSRLGRIAVDLDVSALPVDDLTRRVADKLGFDPLKLISSGVLLAVVPQKHEDEALSILSRQGIPGTLVGRITDGPGNLTVSTEEELWRILRMETRGE
- a CDS encoding Xaa-Pro dipeptidase, whose amino-acid sequence is MAFDHLWNRLDRLRDEMLRHTVDGVLFLSVESFGIENLFYFSGFRGSSAALLITQKDAVLATDGRYVAQAAAQSPFRIVPHGKKQTLLDMVGELLRRCGVTRCGFEGDAVTYSVYQRLSKLSATLQDMKGAVSLLRRPKDNVEVALITKTCRIAAAAYDRTLREIRPGMTELEIAKRLEAHIVSLGGEGGWPRSPFIVASGVRSAMPHGVASTKQVCEGEWVTVDFGASCEGYMSDLTRNFALGYVSDPEFLKIHDILQESHAQGAQAIVPGSSCLEVDQAARKVIQEAGYGQYFSHGLGHGLGVEIHESPRLSPRSVDSLAVGDVVTIEPGIYIPDRGGLRIEDDYLVTEDGAVRLSEGLSQDFRILAV